GGCGGCCTTCAGGACGTGCATACCAGCGCATTGCCATAAGGTAGCGCGGCGCACCGCCACATTGTTGAAATCAATGTTCCCAGTCGGGGTTCGGGTCCAGGCCACTCACCTGACCAACCCCGTGTCCGCGCCGCGCAACCAACCACGGCGCGAACCCGGGCGACCGCCTACGGACACTCCTCCGACACCCGCACCACCCCGAAGTCGATGTCGGTGTCGGCGGTGAAGCGCGCCCCGGGCGGCGGAGTGGAGCTGCACACCTGCCAGTTGCGGTCGCTGAACTGGGCACGTCCCTGGCCGGTGAGGTCGGTGGAGCTGCTGAACCACACCTGCCCGCGGGTCAGGGATTGAATCGCGTCCTGGGCACCCTGCAGATCCATGCCGATCAGGTTTGGCATCGTCCACGACGGCTCCGCGGACGCCGGCGGGCTCGCCACGAGTCCGAGCCCCGCCATCAGCACGGCCACACCAACGACTGTCTTCATCACTACCTCCTGATTTGAGTGAGCCGGACAGCTTCGCATGGCCCACCGACAAGTCGCCGCGACGACAGCACCGACCGAAGAACGCACACGAGGTTGTCGGTGCCGAGTTGTACGTTCGCCTGTTCGCCTGGCATGGGGCCCGGCGCAGGACACGAAGGAACGATCACGATGACCACCCCTCAGCCGTATCCCGGCATGCCGAGTCAGCCTGCCCCGCAGGGGGTTCCCTACCCGCCGCAGCCGCCCGCCAAGAAGAAGCGCAAATGGCCGGCAATCGTCGGCGCCGTCCTCGCCCTGCTGATCGTGGGGTCGATGTTCAACGACGACAAGAAAGACACCAAAGCGGAGAGCACCACCACCGTCGCCCAGGCGCCGGCAGCGGCACCGACCGAGCCGGCGCCGACGGAAGTGGCACCGAAGACCACCGCAACGCTCAACACCCCGGTGCGTGACGGCAAGTTCGAGTTCGTGGTGCGCTCGGTGCAGCCGGGCCTGTCCGAGGTCGGGGACAACCCGTTCCTGAACCAGAAGGCGCAGGGCCAGTTCGTCATCGTCACGCTCAGCGTGCAGAACATCGGCGACCGGGCGCAGGGCTTCAGCCCGTCGAACCAGAAGCTGGTCGACACCGACGGCCGCAGCTTCGAGACCGACACCTCAGCGCAGATCGCGCTCGACAACAACGACATTGCGGTGTGGGACAACATCAATCCCGGTAACACCGTCGACGTGTCGCTGGTCTACGACATGCCGGCCGGCGCGGCCCCGGCCAGCATCGAGCTGCATGACTCGATGTTCTCCGGCGGGGTCACGGTGAACCTGACGCCGTAACAGCACATGCGGGGCCGCCCACAGGGCGGCCCCGCATCCACACCGATCACACCCCCAACCGCCCCGACATCCGGTTGAGACGGTCGAGGCTCTCCCCGCGCGAGCGCCACGTGTCACACCCTTCCGCCAGAATCCGGACATGAGCCGCCGCAACCGCCAAAAACGCGCCGCCAAGCAGAAGAACCGCCGCCGCGCGTCATTCCGACAGGGACACTGGAACACCGATCCCGGGTACGACCGGGCCGCCGTACTCGAGCACCTCATCGCGCGGTTGCATCACTGCGCGATGTGTCCTGACCACGACGCGGAATCCCACGCCGCTGAACTCCTCGACGAATGCCGCGACCGGGCGCAGGATCTCGACGTCGCTGCCGATGTCGCGATGACCGGCGCCATCGGCAGGGCGTGGCAGGCCGGTTGGGCGCCGAATGATCTGCACGAGTTCGCTCGTCGCCGTCTCGACGCATCGAGTGCCGGATACCTGGCCGAGGCAATCGTTCTCGAGTCCCGGCAATATGCCGTCACCGCACTGCATCCACGATGGCGCGCGGAGGTTGCGGCGCTGTCCGAGGGCGCCGTCGGCGGCACTCCACAGATGTGGGGCTGGGCGGCCAGAATTGGTGTCGACGATCGCGCCGCGCTGACGGTGGTGTTGACGGTGTTGCGGTTCTTGGGGACCCTACCGATCCTGGAACCACTGCTTCCGCTGCCGGGTGCAGACCAGCACGCTGCTGTCGCGACGAATGAGGCCGACGCCAAAGTGCTCAGCCGGGTGCGCGGTCTGCTGGCCAAGGCAGAGGCCACCGAGTTCGCCGAAGAAGCCGAAGCGTTTTCGGCCAAGGCTCAAGAGCTGATGAGCAGATACTCGCTTGACCATGCGATTCAAGACCATCGACGCAGCGGCGGAGCCCAAGCCGTCGCCCGGCGGATCTGGATCGACAGTCCCTACGTCGCCGCGAAGGCGACGCTGGTGCAGTCCGTGGCGACGGCCAACCGGTGTCGCCTGGTGTGCGCGGAGAAGATCGGATACGTCGCGGTCATCGGCGCCGACTGCGACGTGGATTTCGTTGAGCTGCTGTCCACCTCACTGCTGGTCCAGGCCAACCGGGCGATGTTGGCGGCGGGCCGCGGGACCGACGGCCGGCACGCCCGCACCCGCTCGTTTCGCCAGTCATTTCTGCTCGCCTACGCCGCCCGCATCGGTGAACGCCTCACGGCCACCTCAGCGACTGTGGCCACGGGGATGGATCGCGATGCGCTGCTTCCGGTACTGGCCGCACGCAGCCAGGCCACCGATGACCTCACCGAGCGGCTCTTCCCACGGGCAGTTCCCCGGGAAATGTCGATATCCAGCGGCGCAGGATGGTCGGCCGGACGCACCGCAGCCGACCTTGCTCTGTTGGATGTTCATCGGCCGATCGCGGGGTGATCACGGATTCAGGTGTGCGTCCACCGCGATACGAAGGCGCGCAAACTCACTTGGTCCCTCGCCTCGCCGCTTGAACGCACACCTCGATGGCGTGGCAGCTTGGCGGGCCATCGCGCCACCGGGCACACTCGAACCGTGGCAGAGTTGCTCATCGCGCTGAACCCGGACGGCGGCTCCCGCCTGGGCTACCTGCTGCGGGTTCCGCTGCCGAGCGGCGATCTGTTGTTCCGGACCTCGGACACGTGGCCGCGAGTCAAAGCCCTGTACTGCCACCCGGTCGGCCTCGACGAATGGCCATCAGATCCAGAGATCGTCGAACGACTGCCGCTGCGCTCGTGCCAACGTCGGGGCGCCTCGATCGACGTGATCTTGCAGCGAGGTCGAGAAAATCGCTCCCAGTTGGTGTTCACTACAGCGCGTGGCCGCGACGCGGTGTTCTGGCAGTCGCCGCGCACCCGCAAGCAGGCCCGTCCGAACGTGCGGACCCCTACCGCTCGCGCCCAGGGCGTCGAGGATTTGCAAATTCTCGTCGACACGCACGAGCGCTACGCCTACCGGTTCGCCACCCAGCAGGCCACCACCGTGGCCAGGGCCTTGCCGTGCGGGGACTACGGTGTGGAGGTCGACGGTCTGCTGGTCGGCAGCGTCGAACGCAAGTCCCTGGCCGATCTGGTCGCCAGTCTGATCAACGGCCGACTCAGGTATCAGGTCGCTGATCTGGCCGCCCTGCCACGCGCAGCACTCGTCGTCGAGGACCGCTACTCGCAAGTGTTCAAACTCGACCGTGTCAGGCCCGCAGTGATCGCCGATGGGCTGGCCGAACTGCAGGTCCGCTGGCCCAATGTGCCGATCGTGTTCTGCGATGCCCGACCCCTGGCCGAAGAGTGGACCTACCGCTTCCTTGCCGCGGCACACGCCTGGGCTGTCACGGAATCAGCAGCAATACAACGTATTTCACCAGTCAAAGCCGACACCACCGCACCCGCCACAGCAACCGAACCCAATACCGCTGAGGTCCGTGCCTGGGCTCGGGAAGCGGGAATGCCGGTCCCCGACCGCGGCCGACTGCGACCGGAGATCTGGCAGGCATGGCACGACGCCAACAACGCCGCACGATAACTCAGCGCGTCAGGTTGGGCTTCCACTTTCCGGCGACATGCTCAACAATGCGCTCGGCCATACGTTTGGCTTCGGGCTGGAGGCTTTCGGGCAGAGCCCTGATACCGCGTTCGAAAGCGCCGGGCAGCTCCTCGCGGAGCTCGTCGACCCACGCCACCGCCTGATCGGCGGGGATGCCCAGGCGCCGTCCGACCTTGGTCCAGTCGGATGTGTTGACATCGAGCATCTTCCAGTGGTCACCGATTTTCATCGAGGACTGCAGACGCTCACGCTGGTCGTATGGGGCCGCTGAGGCGACGTCATATAACGGAGCCACCTGAGCCCGCGATCCGATCAAGACCACCGAATAGTTCTTGGCGTGAGCGTCGGTGCCGCCGATGAGGACATTGAAGGCCACGGCCTTGAAGAAACGCTCGGCGTTCACCGCGCGATCTTCTACGGGAAGCCTGTTGAGGAGGTCGGCGACTTCACCGATGCCCGGTCCCCCATCGGACTGGTACTTCAAAGCGGGATGGACCGATAACGCCTGACACATGTCCTCTTGATGAACTCGACGCCACTCAGCGCCATCGTGAAACCGGTCGTAGCGAGCCAAGATCAACACTTCGGTCTCGGCGAGTTCCAGCACCTCGGTTCTGGCGGCGAGCAACCCCGCTTCGCTCGCCGCCCGCAGGCACAGCGCCTCGTTGATGTGGTGTCCCGCATAGCCGGCGAGTGCGGGCTTGACTATGACGTTCGTCGGCGTGGCATCGCGCGGAATACCGAACTGTCCTGACTCAGGGTCCCGGAACAGGGCAATCTTCGGTTGAGCGCCGGCGAGACTCCATCGTCCACCGAATCTACCTGGATCCCAGTCGGTTTGGTGAGTAGCCAAGTCTTGCGCGAGAACAACCAGATCGGGCCCGCTCAGCCATTCGATATCGCCGGTTCTGTCGTTGGCATCCGCGGAGTCACATTCCGGAGAGAGGATCTGGACCGCGCCCGCCGCATCTCGACCCACATGGGTTAGCAGCGCGAAGGGATTGTTCGGCGAAACGTTGTACTCACGTGCCCACCGTTGTCGTGTTCCTTCGCTGTCGGGAAGGAGCCCCTCCAGGTAGGCGCGAACAGCCTTGTCCCGGTGCCGGTCCGCGAGAAGCGGCATCGACAGCGACAGCGGTGTCGGATCCGGTTGCGCGACGTAGTCGCTGTCGTAGCCGAAACTCAGCGCACCCTGGCTGGACTGCGAAAGCGTACCGACCGGAATACCGTCCAGATAAACACGCAACGTTCTAACGGCCATCAGTCTTGCCTCGTGCCAAACAGCGCATCGAAGGGGTCGGAGGCCTTCGACGTGGGCGCAGGCCTCTGAACACCGGCTTTCCGTGTTCGTTTACGCGGACCGCTCACCTGCGCTTCAGCCACTGTCGCTTCAAGGCCCACACCGACAACGCGCAGCGCGTCAAGCACGCGTTGCGCTTCAAGGCGGGGGTGTCCCTTCTCCAATCGAACGACCCAATCCCGGCTGATGTGCAATCGCTGGGCGAGCTCCGCCTGCGTCATCCCCCGCGCAGTCCGGGCGGAGCGGACGAGCGCACCGACGTCACCCATCGTCTTGATCTGCATCCCGCACCACCTTGTAGCCGTTCGACAACAATGCCGATTGTAGCCGTTCGACGACATTCACAAAAGATGTCGAGCGGCGACTTTCCCCAGTTCCCACGCCTCGCGTGCGTCGGCGCTGCGACCACAACAACACCGGATCGCACTGCTCAGAGACCTGAGGTATAAAGCAAATCTATGACGTACCACTCCCGAACCCGCGAATAGAATTGCTTCAGCAGTCTGGAGGGGGAACTATGCCTGAGCCGTTACGTGTCAATGTCGACAGTCTTCATCACGCTTCAAACGCCATGCTCGATCACATGGACACGTCACGACGTGAGCACTCCAACCACGATGACGATCTTGTGAGCGCCGCTGGAAAGTGGAACGGCGAGATCGCTGCAGCCCTCGCACACGTGGCCACGTCTTGGGCGGACAAACGAGCAGTTTTGCACACCGAGGGGGGCGGATCAGTAACGCGATGTCCGACGCGGTTGCGGGATACCTCGCAACGGACCGGAACGCCTCCGACGAGATTCAGAAGTCCGAAACGTCCCTGTAGCCCGTGGTCTCGATTCCGGACATCGAGCAGTGGGATGTCGGCGTTCTTCAACAGGTCAGAGACACCGTCGTCAACGCCGGTCATAGCCTCCGGCGGCTAGGCGACGGCCTCGATGCAACCAAGAGAAGCTTGGACGACTGGCACGGAGATGCAGCCGAGGCGTGGCGCACCGAGCATGGTAAAGCGGTAGTCGAAGTCGACCGACAGCATCGCGAAACGAACGCAGTCGTCGGCGTCATCGACAGCGCGATCGAGGACGTGCGCTGGTGTGTCAACGAATTGGACTCCGCACGCGCCGAGCCGGAGTCGATGGGCATGCAGGTTCAACCGGATGGCTCGGTGGTAGATCCTCGGGCCGCGAACGTCACTGACGAAGACGAAGCCGCGGAACGAGAACGGGTGCGAGTTACAGCAGAGGAGCGGCTCAAAGCTCTGCTGGTCAAGGCCACTGCCACCGATGTCGAAATAGGGAACGCGCTACGAGTTGCAGTCGCCGACAAACCAATCCAGGTGCCCGATGGGGCGCCGCACACAGACCCCGCCGTTCTGCTCGCAGAGCTTCAAGAGGCGACCAACCAGGCGGTCATCGACCAGATGGCCAAAATTCGCGGCATACAGAAACAACTCGATGAGGCCATGAGCGCCGCATACACAGGTGGGGCCGGCAGCCCTGCGCTCGAAAAAGTGCGCAAGCTCAAGGCCGAACTGACCACTGCCCTCAACGACCTGGGAAACATCCCCGACTACTCGAACATCGACCCGAAGTCCGTCACGGTATCTCCAGACGGACACTTCCTGATCAACGGGGTCGACAAGGGCATGCCCTTCCAGATCTATGGACAGTTGAAGAACGGTACGGGCGAGTTCTTCGACCAGGCGAAGGGCACCAATTACA
This region of Mycolicibacterium goodii genomic DNA includes:
- a CDS encoding helix-turn-helix domain-containing protein, coding for MQIKTMGDVGALVRSARTARGMTQAELAQRLHISRDWVVRLEKGHPRLEAQRVLDALRVVGVGLEATVAEAQVSGPRKRTRKAGVQRPAPTSKASDPFDALFGTRQD
- a CDS encoding type II toxin-antitoxin system HipA family toxin; this translates as MAVRTLRVYLDGIPVGTLSQSSQGALSFGYDSDYVAQPDPTPLSLSMPLLADRHRDKAVRAYLEGLLPDSEGTRQRWAREYNVSPNNPFALLTHVGRDAAGAVQILSPECDSADANDRTGDIEWLSGPDLVVLAQDLATHQTDWDPGRFGGRWSLAGAQPKIALFRDPESGQFGIPRDATPTNVIVKPALAGYAGHHINEALCLRAASEAGLLAARTEVLELAETEVLILARYDRFHDGAEWRRVHQEDMCQALSVHPALKYQSDGGPGIGEVADLLNRLPVEDRAVNAERFFKAVAFNVLIGGTDAHAKNYSVVLIGSRAQVAPLYDVASAAPYDQRERLQSSMKIGDHWKMLDVNTSDWTKVGRRLGIPADQAVAWVDELREELPGAFERGIRALPESLQPEAKRMAERIVEHVAGKWKPNLTR
- a CDS encoding PASTA domain-containing protein, with product MKTVVGVAVLMAGLGLVASPPASAEPSWTMPNLIGMDLQGAQDAIQSLTRGQVWFSSSTDLTGQGRAQFSDRNWQVCSSTPPPGARFTADTDIDFGVVRVSEECP
- a CDS encoding histone-like nucleoid-structuring protein Lsr2; this encodes MAELLIALNPDGGSRLGYLLRVPLPSGDLLFRTSDTWPRVKALYCHPVGLDEWPSDPEIVERLPLRSCQRRGASIDVILQRGRENRSQLVFTTARGRDAVFWQSPRTRKQARPNVRTPTARAQGVEDLQILVDTHERYAYRFATQQATTVARALPCGDYGVEVDGLLVGSVERKSLADLVASLINGRLRYQVADLAALPRAALVVEDRYSQVFKLDRVRPAVIADGLAELQVRWPNVPIVFCDARPLAEEWTYRFLAAAHAWAVTESAAIQRISPVKADTTAPATATEPNTAEVRAWAREAGMPVPDRGRLRPEIWQAWHDANNAAR
- a CDS encoding DUF4352 domain-containing protein, which translates into the protein MTTPQPYPGMPSQPAPQGVPYPPQPPAKKKRKWPAIVGAVLALLIVGSMFNDDKKDTKAESTTTVAQAPAAAPTEPAPTEVAPKTTATLNTPVRDGKFEFVVRSVQPGLSEVGDNPFLNQKAQGQFVIVTLSVQNIGDRAQGFSPSNQKLVDTDGRSFETDTSAQIALDNNDIAVWDNINPGNTVDVSLVYDMPAGAAPASIELHDSMFSGGVTVNLTP
- a CDS encoding DUF2786 domain-containing protein yields the protein MSRRNRQKRAAKQKNRRRASFRQGHWNTDPGYDRAAVLEHLIARLHHCAMCPDHDAESHAAELLDECRDRAQDLDVAADVAMTGAIGRAWQAGWAPNDLHEFARRRLDASSAGYLAEAIVLESRQYAVTALHPRWRAEVAALSEGAVGGTPQMWGWAARIGVDDRAALTVVLTVLRFLGTLPILEPLLPLPGADQHAAVATNEADAKVLSRVRGLLAKAEATEFAEEAEAFSAKAQELMSRYSLDHAIQDHRRSGGAQAVARRIWIDSPYVAAKATLVQSVATANRCRLVCAEKIGYVAVIGADCDVDFVELLSTSLLVQANRAMLAAGRGTDGRHARTRSFRQSFLLAYAARIGERLTATSATVATGMDRDALLPVLAARSQATDDLTERLFPRAVPREMSISSGAGWSAGRTAADLALLDVHRPIAG